From Eptesicus fuscus isolate TK198812 chromosome 13, DD_ASM_mEF_20220401, whole genome shotgun sequence, the proteins below share one genomic window:
- the ENDOD1 gene encoding endonuclease domain-containing 1 protein isoform X2 codes for MKLIKPQQIKKIDDPNSNLEEVINEADAITTVDRLGSKQALTTDYLDSDYQRGQLYPFSLSNDLHMATFALTNAVPMTQAFQERWYMNLNSLMDRALTPQCGGGNDLYIITGAVPSDVKVKDKVTVPKFVWLAACCAVPGGGWAMGFVKHTTDGDVIEDVMVKELEKLLPSNPQLFQNNCGETEQDTEKMKKILEMVNQVQDEERMVQSKETTGALPSTRSKRSALQPPEAPEERRSFLGNLVGFIAAPFIKLSQLICYLVVGILKNTVYVLWYATKQVINGIESCLYHLGSATVSYFLAIGEELASIPWKVLKVIVKIIRAILRILCCLLKVVCRILGIPVRVLVDVATFPVYTMGAIPIVCKDIAVGLGGAISLLFDTAFGTMGGLFQVVFSVFKRIGYKVTFENSGEL; via the exons ATGAAACTCATCAAACCACAGCAGATTAAAAAG ATCGATGATCCCAACAGCAACCTTGAGGAAGTGATTAATGAGGCTGACGCCATCACCACTGTGGACAGGCTGGGAAGCAAGCAAGCCTTGACTACAGATTACCTGGATTCTGATTATCAGAGAGGACAGCTGTACCCGTTCTCCCTCAGCAATGACTTGCACATGGCCACATTCGCTCTCACAAATGCAGTTCCGATGACCCAGGCCTTCCAGGAACGGTGGTACATGAATCTGAACAGCCTCATGGACCGGGCCCTGACCCCACAGTGTGGAGGTGGGAACGACCTATACATCATCACAGGCGCCGTGCCCTCAGACGTCAAAGTCAAAGACAAGGTGACCGTCCCTAAGTTTGTTTGGCTGGCAGCCTGCTGTGCTGTCCCCGGAGGAGGCTGGGCCATGGGCTTTGTCAAGCACACCACGGACGGTGATGTCATAGAAGATGTGATGGTGAAAGAGCTGGAGAAACTGCTTCCGTCTAACCCTCAGCTGTTCCAGAACAACTGTGGTGAAACAGAACAGGACacggagaaaatgaaaaaaatcctggaaatggTTAACCAAGTCCAGGATGAAGAGCGGATGGTGCAATCTAAAGAAACCACTGGTGCCCTCCCCAGCACAAGGAGCAAGAGGTCTGCTCTGCAGCCTCCAGAGGCACCCGAGGAAAGGAGGAGCTTTCTGGGGAATCTCGTAGGCTTCATCGCCGCCCCGTTCATCAAGCTTTCCCAATTAATTTGCTACCTTGTGGTAGGCATCCTGAAGAACACGGTGTATGTCCTGTGGTATGCCACCAAGCAGGTGATTAATGGCATAGAAAGTTGCCTTTACCACCTGGGTTCGGCCACTGTCTCCTACTTCTTGGCCATTGGGGAAGAGTTGGCAAGCATTCCCTGGAAGGTACTCAAAGTCATAGTCAAAATCATCAGGGCCATTCTCCGGATCCTTTGTTGTCTGCTGAAGGTTGTTTGCCGCATTCTGGGCATCCCTGTCCGAGTCCTTGTGGATGTGGCCACTTTCCCCGTGTACACCATGGGCGCCATTCCCATTGTGTGCAAGGACATTGCAGTGGGCCTCGGTGGCGCCATCTCTCTGCTCTTTGACACTGCTTTTGGTACCATGGGTGGCCTATTTCAGGTTGTCTTTAGCGTCTTCAAGCGAATTGGCTACAAGGTTACTTTTGAAAATTCTGGGGAGTTATAG